In the Populus trichocarpa isolate Nisqually-1 chromosome 1, P.trichocarpa_v4.1, whole genome shotgun sequence genome, aaaaatacaatttttataagaattggGTTGAAtgcaacaaacaaaaattattttttttatattgctatttttgttattttattttatatttttgtaaggccatgtttggcaagacccatttttttcttagaaaaactaccaaaaacaagtttaagggtgtgtttgtcaAACATCTCCATAGGCCAGaaatccttttataaaaaaaagtagcaaaccaaacaaaatcttaaatatCTGACCCGATTTTAACCCGACCGGGTTGacctgaaaacaaacaaaaaacaatgaccTAAagtcaaaacatattaaacataagaagaacataaaaattcaaaatttattggataaaatggatcaaatataaaataaatgaagaacatGAACAACATTCAAGCTTAAATCCAGCAATGTGtaacctaaaccaaaccagatttaaaggaaaaaaagaccATGGTTTCATTCGCAAGCATGCATAGATCAAGAATCAAGCATAGAAAACCATCAATTATCACTCAAAAGCcacaatttgatcaaaatatattttacacaaTCGAAAGAAACCTAGAATCTTAATACATGAATATGTGGTATTGATGCATTTTAAATCTAGATTATTTTCTAATCAAGTTGTTTGAAGGTTTTAGTGCAAATAAACGGTCCAAATCATAGAGTTAAAATAATGTTCTTTCAAAAAACACGAAGAACATTGCCTTAGAAACCCAAAACTCGCCTAGAAAAAAGCCAGCTACTGTCAAACCTAAAATGATCATTTTAAGTCTCTAAAACATGCTTTCTTAATTCCAACAATCATATTATCAATGCCAAGCATAgttgaaacaaaagaaacaaacaaaaacaacaaatcgTCATAAATATGCATTAAGTTTCATTTTCCAAAATTGCCAAATCAAAACAGCAAGCATGCTTAACCAATCTAGGAttcaaaattgacattttaacaTTCCATAGGACTAAACCAAAGCTTGAGAGTATGGAACCATGTATTAACCAAAcagaaaaacatcaatatcatgTTGTCATATTTGGcagatttcaaataaaactaaaatgcaATCTTAACATACTAAGACACCAATCTTTACGtcaatacattttaaaaaattgcattaaacaataaaaagaggATCCAACAGTCCTCATGGACGCCACATTCAAAGTTTGTAAAAGACACCTTCTAAGCTTGAAATCTTTAATGCGAGTAGATTTTTGTTGctgcttttctttctcctttctttaaaACAGCAAAACCAAACCCTTGAACCTTTTTTGAGCTCTTGAACTCAATATTAAATCCCTTAGACCTTAACCAAATTTatcccctttttttctctcattttaggTACGATTTCCTCTTTTTTGATAGGTTGATTCAGGGCTTTTAAATGAGTTTGTTAGGGTTCTAACAAACTAAAACTAGGCTTGTTTCATCATAGGATAATTGGTTTTGGATCTAGGtggttttgataaaatttggaGGCTAAAGTGAAGTGTTTTAGCCCTTTGATCTCGAGATAAGTGTTTTCAGACTTTGATAAAAACCCTCTAGGAGTTTTTAAATGTTAACACAAAAAAAGTAGGGTGGTTTTGTGCAAATGAGTGTCTCAATTAAGGCTGACTGAGTTGACCACTTTCATGACTTCGTCAGAGCAACTCCGGCGTCATTGTTGCTTGATATCACATAAACTTGGTAGAGGGGGTGCATACTTTTATATTGGATCCATTATTACTTAATTTGGAGGTCTATGGTTCCATATTTATTCATTAAAGGTGTTAACCTGATCAACATAAAAGTCTGAAAATGTAATGATAGTTGATCGGAGATAGGATGTTGTTGAGATCATTAGAGAAAATAGGATGTAAACGTTTAATTTCATGGAAATAAGGTTGTAGAGTGGGTGTTTCTCAGTTGAATAATGGTGGTTATAGCCTTAGAGGTGATCGGAAATGTCACATGTCTTCGTCTGAAAGTGCCTACTCGATTAGTCAAAATTGTCAAAGAATAAGATACATAGCAGTCGAACAATGCGTCGTCTAGGATAAACCttacaaattagaatttttaatttggaaattttcaatttaatccatccttttccaatttattttaattttacttgtaattgtCTCTTGAACTCTTAATTTTATGCAGTTTAACCCCTGTTAAACTCGATTTCTAGACCCAAAGTTAAATGCCTTTCATAACTAGTCcttggttttcaatttgttaattggacccctaattgaccatcaaactttcaattttttttaatatggccCATGATTTCACCAATTTCAAACCCTGAAGTCCCTCACTTCTTACAAGTTGGTCTTTGGTTttagatttcttcaatcaagtccctaattatccatcaaactttaatatttatgcaattaagcccctgatttgatcaaattaacccttaaaaattacaatttgacccctagACTATaaattcttctaattaaaacttgaattaacttcaaaaattaattttttttgcaatcaaacccttaataatttcaattaaaccttgaaaaaaaatcaaattcagcCCTTAAACatacaattttgaattttcctttcttaaTAAGGTCTTCATTAGTagaaaatatactgtcaaattttttaattttatatattttaatcctcGTCAACCAGTCTTTGGCATTTTCCTAAGCATTCTGGTATATTCTTCccactgatatatatatatatatatatatatatatatatatatatatatatatatatatatatatatattttattttcttccagcatgttttgatttttgtattttcttttccttttttttatgtgggcccctaaaatggataacaacattagttatgattttaaaaaaaatagatttaaaaaatgtatttaattaaaattattgtgagATAGGtttttgcatgcaaaataaataataaaaaaaaagctaatacaATATCAAAGAGAATCCTAGAAACAATACTATTCTTTTAAGCTGGACATGTCTCTACGGTAGAAGTCCAATAATTAGCACATTTTGTTCCGGGTGGGTGGTGATGGTAGCATTAGTGTATGTATTTTAGCTTTGGCTATAGGAATTAGCATGCACTCTTTAAGCCATAATAATTTAGATTTGCAACTAGATTTTTGGTATGTTTTACATTGAgagttggataatttttttaaatataagaaaaaatatctagatgttgctaatgttttttctaattgaaaaacaaaatcatgtaaAGATTGACCCTATCGACTTAGTGGGTTCAAAGACAATTTGGATAACtagtaaaaacatagtttgactcaaaataaatattcatgatgagatcttttttataaatattgagacaaaaatatattgaattaattcagATCAACCGGGAATAACCTGCCAATCCACTTgtcaggtcatgagaccataataacctcataaaaaataaatcaaaataaattatgaaattcaaatttcaaccCGACTCTTTGATTAATATTTAGTCAATTTGCTAAACTCGTAACCCAAGTTATGGACTCCACTtggttgatttaattttttattttattatacaacaaaaaatataaaagctaTTTACCATCAACTTAAtgctaaaagataaaattgaataaaaatcccTCCTCTACATGATggacttgaagaaaaaaaagattaaaaaaaacaaaaaaataattaaggaaaaaagtTCGGCCATATTAGGCTGGGCTTAGCCTAAAGAGCCAAACGCATGGGCTTGAAGGAGGCCCACACGTCTGAcccatccttttttcttttgctttgtatAAAGGGTCGTCcaccctttttaaaaaaacaaaaaaaaatagacatcaagtcatttatgttttttttaaatcaagttgtTCATCTGGCACAATTCAAACCAACAACTTTGTAGGTGCTTCGCGTGCTTTAACCAATTGAACTAAGACACCATTTTGTTTTAgaacacataaaataatatattaacctttttttgttttttgggaaaATAATATAGCACCTCCAAGTTTTGGACCCGTAATCTTACATTACTTCCACGCGTTAATCATTGAATTACaacacaaatttaatttaaaatgattaaaatatatattaactcgGTTTGATGTTAAACTGACTCTCaacttattttaattgttagtataatataatataatataatctcCCTTCTTATTATATGATGTTACATTTAGTTGTTATTTATCATATGTATGTTGCAAGTTTTcctaaaaatctaaaagaaaagtcactggattttttcttaagataatttcatcatgaatgatgtttttatcataatattgatgtatgttaatattttaatttttcttaccaTTTTTATatgatcttttaatattttgtaatgGAACATATAAACATCAAATGTTATTTAATGGGAAAATGGAAGAAATGCCACAAATgagatattaatcaaaatgctATATGATTTAGAAGTTGAAGTCTGTTTGATAATGCGGGTGCAtgatgtcttttttaatttttgacatcaacatatcaaaacaatttaaaaacacctaaaatatcaatttgacaTCTTTTTAGgcaaaaatcactttgaaaatcAGGTTcgaccataaaaacaaacacttctgaattgtgaaaagaaaaaaacaataattcaagggatgacaataaaaaaacctataatacAAATGTGTTTGTATAGATTATCCAACGTTATTTGATCTAAAGTGAATTGAATGGTTTGATTAGAAACATGACCCTACTAGTTTgggttaataataaaaattggatATGTAAGAGACCTAATTAAAACTAGTTGGTTAAATTGGTTGAtcaacctagtttttttttcaaggaaaaaagtaTATGGAATTTGAACTTgtaactttctattttttaaaattatgcatTTACCACTTTACTTTATTTATGCTTCATATGatacaaaatatgaaaatattataatattggTGATCCAACAATATGCTAATAATATGATGATCTAAtccaaatcaagtttaataacattgagATTAGCCCTTTAATTTAACATGGGTTGTTtgctattttgatttatttggttattttgatttcatgatcATGTGATCGGTGCTCATTTGTGCAAGGATTcagagtttaatttttattctattcaagactttttatttatatgaaaatcaagaaatttatgtaaattttatttcttataatataatttaagaaTTATAAAGCTAATGAAGGAGCATACTCAATCCCTAGAatgtttttaagtttataagcgaatttcctcttttttaatatatcgatGACTCCTTCGCTTAAACTCATGtattaaatttacaataataacTATCTTTCgagaaattttgaaaaagaaaagacaaaagtaaagagagaagaaaatcttTATACTTGTgcgaaaattataattaatttgcaattgaatttttaattgtaaaaattgATATTCAACTATCatacttgatatttttaattgtaaaaaattttCAACTGATATTTTGTAAGAAATATCGTAATTGAAtttttgcaattaattaattaatttactactATTATGGTCAAAATAATAGCAATTATTGTTTGCATTTAATTGTGAGATAATTTGTTTATGATGAAatgagtatttttattttacaaaatatatctttaaatttctttatgtTGTGTCATTATAGTGGTATTATTGTTCCTGATACGAATAATTGTAGCACTTATATTTGCGGAAATATTATGTTCTTGAATGGTACTAGAGACATGTCATTTGAagataccaaaaaatatatatgtggaAGACTTAACTTGAATTATAATGATGTTGAAATAGATATTACTTAGAGGTGTCTTGTTGggaaatatcattattttttgatatcgaTTGCATGTGATATggattttagaaatataatgaaaatgTTCGTCCAAGGTGGAATGAACATGATGGAGTTTTATGAGTAGCCAACCTAAACCTAGTAGCTCATAGAATGTGGAGCATGGAGATACTAATATATCTATACCCATATTTGCTCGGTCATTTAGACAATTATTACATTTAGCTGGTGCCGATACATCTAGGACATTGTAAGATAAGGTTATGAGAATTTGTGATGAAAATAgcattaaaactatatattatgaTCAATGTAGGTATGACTCCTCCGATCTTAGTGATAATGAAGATGAGGGTGTTGTGAGTTTAGTTGAAACattagatgatgatgatgaggccTCTTGTTCTAGATTTTCGTCATGATATTGGAGTTGATGATATCGTTTGTAATGATTGGTctatttattgtaaaaaatcattggcaaTGGTGATTTGATTATTAGACAAGATTTCATAACTAAAGATGATTTGGTCAATGTTGTTAAGCAGTGACACATTGCACATTCACTTGAATATCGTGTTTAAGTTTtaacattcaaatcaaatatttatttaattataatgtgTTCACTCACCTGAATGTTAATGGTACTTATATGGGGGATACCATAAAAAAGTCAAATTCCTTTAGAGATAGCAAAGTTTTGATGTTAAATTTATTGCATCAGCGGTTGCAACTCTTATTCAAGATAACCTCGCATATATTGTTTCTAGCATAggagaagaaattaaattgcaCTACAAGTTTAAAATTTCTTACTATAAAGCATGAGTTGCAAAACAAAAGATACTTAAGGAACTTTATGGAACGCATGAGGACTCATTTGAAAAGTTACCTAGAttgttttttgtatgtttttttgtaCACAAAGTTATGGTTGTGGGAGCATTTACACTTGGAGCGACAACGAATGGAGTCTAAACCTGTTATATCTATACAGGTTTTGGAGGTTGATCTAGAACTTTCATTAGGATACAAGTACTATGTTATTGAATATACAAATTATATTGTTtagattaagaatatttttcatggaaacCTTATTTAATAAGTTTCAATActtatttattaacaaatagTGTGagagtatatattttgaaaataatccaACCCATTTTCTGTCATTTTATCATAGTGAGTTAGATAGATAATGATCAAATCAGGTACGTtagtaaattataataaagaaataattgcTTGCATTAATGTTGgtaaatgataagaaaatattGCTTGTGATGATGTTGGTAAATGATGAGAATTAATTACTTGtgttgatgtttaatttttagatattgaTTAAATATTGGAAAATAATTGTTTGCGTTGATATTGGTAAATGttccaaaaaatattgattgtgTTGATGTTGGTAAATGATGAGAATTATTTTCCTGCattgattcttgattttttgtatatttacacATAGATGAAATAATTGTTTGCATTGATATTGGtaaatgttttagaaaaaattgattatgtTGATATTAGTAAATGATGATAAATAATTGCTTGTGTTGATGTTAGTAAATTATGAGAAAATATTGTTTGTGTTGATGTTGGTAAATGATGATAAATAATTGCATTGTTGATGtagaaattttatgttgttatgACAAATAATTGCATAGGTTGATGTTGATAAATGATGGAAAATAATTGCattattgatgttttaataGGTTGTGTGGAATCCTTATTCAGAAGATGATATGACAGTTGCTCCTATTATTACACATTGATCATAGACTTATAGACATCAATTGTACCCCtcatatttttttgagtttgttGAGATGTATTACCTAAACCGTGTAATGCGACAATTTAGCTTTAAGCAGCACATCTCGTCTGACATATATACGAGCGATCAGTTGCATTCTATTAGTCTTTCGGGTAGGCACACTGATTATAATTGGATGATTAACCATCTCTAAAGTATATCGATGTGGGATGcatgaaaaaattttatttttaaagaggtGCATCTTGTAATTTTCAATAAGGAATACATGGATAAGTACTTGAGTATAACACGTTGAATCATTACACCAAACTCAGTATAGGTTCCTCCACGCGAAGAGATGGAGTATGAGTCACATGCACTTcagattcaaaatattaaagtatttGTAACTTTTTATAGGCTTCGACAAAACTGTTGCATTTTATCTATGGattaataatttctattttcttcataGTAGGTTAGATAGTTGTTATATGATGATCAACGTGTTGCGACTAATCTTCGTGAtctcgatgatgatgatgatgatgatgatagacTTGCTTGCTATTATGCATCTTCTTGGTTCCAGACATGTTGTACTACGCTTAACCTGTTAGGAAAGACATTGAGCCTAGATGATATTGTCTTAGAGGATAAGACTACACAGACATGTGAAAGTCATGTTATTGATGAAGTTGGTCCATTCACTCGTCGCAAAAAACATAAATAGGCTcagatatgttattatattgtgttattttttagttaaaagttatttttatttttattatttttataatatttttttaactaattatcatgtttattttaaaatcatgcaTTTCATACTTATTTTATATAagcatgatttaaaattattaattaacatgtaAATATGTGCACAAgttgtttaaaatttcaaatcatacattaacaacataaaaaatacatataaataaaataatatttaaaaaacacctgtattaatttgagattattattaataaataaaattgatgttaaaatatcacatttttaattatttgataattaagtcTTGTTTGAACTTCAGTTGTGGtgatttagattttgttttatgtaaaaattaagattgaaaCGGACAACTTAACacaattacaattattattaatggTTGTATAATATCTGTTCACAACCGCTATTGTTATTAACTGTTATTTATAAATGATATTCCTATTATAACAACAGTTAGTcaaattatgctattttttattttattttttttcttgtattatatcccaaaatattttatcaaattatgcTATTTTAGTTAAATACCCTATTCGAATCTTCATTCTGGTCTGTATCCTTGTACCCGAAATTTCAAGTGATCAATCACATTGAACCACATCAGCACCCTACTACCCGTTAAAAAAACGTTAAGAAATTCTTGCAGTCATTTTTATGACATTGCGGTGGCCTCACACTCATATTCATTGCAATCAGTCAAAGTCAAACAATGGATTTTCTCCTCTCGGGgttaaaaagggaaaaacaattTGTATTCTTGAAATTAGTAGAAGGGGTAATTACATCATGGAGATGGAGGTTACGTACCTAGTTTAGAAGGtggttgaaaatataattattatagtgttttaaaatattttttatttgaaaatatattaaagtaatattttttgttattttttaaaaattatttttaatattcacatatcaatttaaaaatattaatttaaaataaaataaaatatcaattttttttcagaaaaacttctaaaacaaaaacaacaaacaaacagtAGGTCGTTCAAAACTACAGTATTGTTGGACCTTGGAAAAACCCCATGGCGTCATCAACTTGATATGAATTTGTAAGACAAGGAGTCATTGATTATCTTGCCATTCCTCCCCCCCTTAATTACAGGTAGAACAGAGATTTGAACTCTCAAAgcagataaaaataaagtaaggaTTGAAAAGCGCCCTCTCAAAACCATTTGATAACATCAACAGTCAACACATAAAGAAGAATTAGATAAGAAAAGTAATAATCCCGAGATCACTCgtggaaaatcaaaatttacccTTGTTTGGGATTTTTCTTTGGTGGGGaagaatcataaaagaaaagaaaaaataaaaaataaaattgctcgACTGGAAGATATACAAGATGTGTAATGATGGCACAATTATGAAGAGCTTAGTTCTCATCATTATAAATCACACGATGAACAGAAATTGGGATGAGAAACTAAACAATGCATAGAGTAATTATATTTACAGTACCCAGAGCTTGTAGATGACGATATCCAAAAAATAGTCAGGAGAACTCCAAAAAATCGAAGTTTTTCAGCTAGTGTGCATAACAAATTATCAGCTCCCACCTGCATCCAGCAAGTTTGCaatcagaaccaaaatctgaaccttaaaatataaacaaaagatAATAAAGCAAGACAAGCAGGGCAGATAGGTGTTTCCAGAATGGTGTTTAACTGATGTTCGTCAAAACAACATTCCACACCAAACCTGACCCAATAATTCATCTGTTGAGCCCTCTTTATCAATCTTTACTGGCAGAAAATGCCCTACTTGAAAATAATTCAGAAGTTGATTTTATAGTCCTTGAGATTATTTCATGTGCTGGAGATTGGTTAGATTGTTTATGACCCGGCAACCAAAAACAGAGTGTCAATGCtgaaaagaatttattattaacaCCAGAAGGGAAGAATGTCAAAATTGCATGTCCACTTGGCAAATACCAAATAAAACCTTCGATAACACTACTCATCGTCTTTAGTCAAAACATAATAAGCATCACAAAAACAACTTAATAACACATTAAGGAACAGTCCTCTAGCACATTCAATGTTACCTGCAAGTGATACAATAAGGGACCATTTCTTGAACCATTCTATAGACACAATTGAATGAATTAGCTGTTCATGCAGCACGGTTCACATTGAACAGGTTAGAAAATATTCCTAGTTCAAAGTTGAAACTAATAAGAGCATCCACTAATAAGAGCATCCACTAATAAgagcattttttttcctgccaTATAATACAAattctaacaaaacaaaacaagggaATACTccataaaaatagaaagaaaaaattaagatggGATATGCTCAACTCTTAGCTGACAAAAAAGTATTGCTAGCTTGACTCTCAGCATCAGAAAATTAATGAACATGATGTCTTGTTACCTCTAATTTGACCAGAATGCGGTACTGGTTCAGAAATGGCAGGTGCTGGCCTCATATTTGCGAGGGACATGGGTGTTAATGGAGGAGAATCGACTTCCCCAGGTTTATATGATACTTGAGAAGAATCCAAAAGCTTAGAAACGTGCACTGTCATGGCTCTCTGACTACTCGAGGGTATTGAGAAACTACGTGGGACTATCAAGGGTGGGGGAGGAAGAGGTGATGCCAAATTTGCTGCCCCTGTAGAAATCTTGCTTGTTCCAGCAAGCTCGGGATTTCTCGACAATGGAGCAGAGTGTCCAATCAGCACTGAAGGTTTTGCAGCTTTGGCAGCTAAATTACCTGGTGGCCTTGGAAGTTCATGAAGCTCACTTATCTTGGGTGAAGAAACAAGAGGAGGTGATGTACTTGGGGATACTTTGGGGGATGAAGAAGGTTGAGGATTTGCCCCACGAGATAGCATTCCAGAAACTTGTTGTGAAAGTTCAGTTGAGGAAATGGGACCACTGGATGATAAAGGCTTCATTGACCATGGCTTACTGGTTATTGGACCAGAGAAGGAttgccatttattttttttgtaatcggATGCATTGTGTACATCAAGCTGCGGATATGAGATTCCACCAACTAAAGGTGGGGGTAATTGGGTGGAGGCATTAGGATTGTTGCTCTCTTTATGTCCTGAGCGTGCTTTTAAAGCAGTGAAATCTGACAGGTGACCATCACCAGAATCTTTCTCATTCTTCTTCTGTTCCAATGGGGAAGAATGCCACAAATTGTGAGCGCGTCCACTGATGTCTGTTTGCCTTGTGTTGGGAACTGAACAACTTGTTCTTGAAGAGATTGCACCCTTTGCATCAATAGGTGTGGGCAGCACATATGTGTTGGACTTCCTTGATGCTTGCTGCATTTGTCTTATTCTTTCAACTGGATCAGGTTTTCTTTCTGGAACTATTGGTGCTGAATGGCTGCCTCCTCTTGGTTCTCTGCTTGGGAACTGGAAACCACCATGGTTTTTGTCTGGGTTTAACTGCAGAAAGATACAAATTTTAAATGCCAAATAGCTTGCACCTCTGACCTTAATTCATAGAATCATCAGAGCCGACAAGTAAAAGCAGCTggcaataaacaaaaataattatgatggtTTTGCACCAAGCTAAAAGTACGCATATGAAGCTGAAGTCTTTATCCAAAAATTTTATCAGTTAAGTTGATCAAGCGACATGCATATATCTATAACCAGAATTAAGTGatggattattatttttggttaaatacaaatacaatcAGCAGAAGCAAATCTCCTAACCAAAACAAGTGTTAATTGTACCTCTACATTTTCTGCTGCTGGAACTTGGAATGAAAGGTCCTCTTCATCCACCTGGACAACAAGTAGCCATGTCATGAGCAGAAAAACATagctttttaaaagttttttgagaaaaaaaaagtcaacggtgTCTCAGTGTGAATTAGGGAATGTGTCTCATcctttgaataaaaagagtggACTCTCTAGTTCAATTAAATCCGCAAAGAACATGCTGTCTTAAACATGAACTCCCTTTCATACAATACATGTTTACCCATCATCAGAAGAGtatcttttaaaattagcaAGGTTTAAGtccaaaagaaaataagatttttttcctttgttgcCCCACCACCATAAACATTCCAAGTAAAAACCAGAGAAGGCCCATCCTTatccacaaaaagaaaaggatgttaATTCCTACAATGCATCCATAAAAATCATGAGAGAAATTGGATTGCCTTGAAAAGATAGTCCACTCCATCCTACAACGCCCCTATATCAACCCCTTCATGCAAGACCTCTATACCCAATATGGAAAGATCCCACTCAAGATAACAAAAGGTCCACGGCTTATTGCAAGACATAGAGTAAAAGGGTTATGGAAACTAGGTTTCCTCATCCATTTATTAGCAGATCTGATTGCACTCTGAACACTTGGAATGAAAATTCAGTGTGAAGACCAGGCCAcatattatatcattttgatggcATGAACATGCCATGAATAGGGAACTCAGAGCACATATCTTGCACTCAAAATGGATTCCATCTTCAACATAACTGGAAAGGGAAGCCATCCCCTGATCCAGTGAATATCTCAATGTGGGACATTATTCTTCTAACACTAAAACTTTCTGATTAGTATCATATACTTACCTCCATAGAACCCCTTGCTGCAGAAACAACAGCATTCCCCTGATTATTTTCTCTGTAATCAAAACTCAGTTCCCTGCGTTCATTTGTATCACCGCCATCCTCGCCATCATCCTCGCCGTCTTCTCTACCATCACTTTCAAGCCCACTGAAATGGTAGTCAATGTGTTGATGTTCTGTAACCAGTCTAACATGTGGCTCAACTGTCTCAAGTGATTTAAGTCCCTTCTGAAAGAAATTCAACTGCGTTGAAAGCATAAAGAAGAGCATATCATC is a window encoding:
- the LOC7495812 gene encoding uncharacterized protein At2g33490 produces the protein MKSKLRGFRLRRSEPKDKIDFLPPAQLDELAQAAQDMKDMKNCYDSLLSAAAATANSAYEFSESLREMGSCLSEKTALHDDEGSGRVLLMLGKVQFELQKLLDSYRSHIFLTITNPSESLLNELRTVEDMKRQCDEKRNVYEYMVAQQKDKGRSKGGKDESITLQQLQTAREEYDEEATLCVFRLKSLKQGQSRSLLTQAARHHAAQLNFFQKGLKSLETVEPHVRLVTEHQHIDYHFSGLESDGREDGEDDGEDGGDTNERRELSFDYRENNQGNAVVSAARGSMEVDEEDLSFQVPAAENVELNPDKNHGGFQFPSREPRGGSHSAPIVPERKPDPVERIRQMQQASRKSNTYVLPTPIDAKGAISSRTSCSVPNTRQTDISGRAHNLWHSSPLEQKKNEKDSGDGHLSDFTALKARSGHKESNNPNASTQLPPPLVGGISYPQLDVHNASDYKKNKWQSFSGPITSKPWSMKPLSSSGPISSTELSQQVSGMLSRGANPQPSSSPKVSPSTSPPLVSSPKISELHELPRPPGNLAAKAAKPSVLIGHSAPLSRNPELAGTSKISTGAANLASPLPPPPLIVPRSFSIPSSSQRAMTVHVSKLLDSSQVSYKPGEVDSPPLTPMSLANMRPAPAISEPVPHSGQIRGGS